The Gopherus evgoodei ecotype Sinaloan lineage unplaced genomic scaffold, rGopEvg1_v1.p scaffold_45_arrow_ctg1, whole genome shotgun sequence genome has a window encoding:
- the LOC115642727 gene encoding olfactory receptor 10A7-like, with the protein MTTGNHTSVSHFILLGFADHPELSWGLFVVFLSCYLIALIGNLLIIFVTLADAALHTPKYFFLRNLSFLEISYTLVTLPKILANLVSEDRTISFLGCATQMYFLLFLGGTECYLLSVMVYDRYIAICHPLRYPVLMNRTVYIGLAAASWLTNLLVLMGHVAAIFTLPFCSCNKINHFFCDVPPVIKLVCGDTHRIEITILLVALFFVLLPFMLILASYVRIISTILKIPSAEGRQKTFSTYSLHLLVVTLFYGIACTMYLKPKSSHSLNSDKLITLLYSVVTPMLNPIIYSLRYKDVTGALRRLTEKNVLRHQDFLLHLWRLCYFCKIRKAL; encoded by the coding sequence ATGACCACAGGCAATCATACCTCGGTGTCCCATTTCATCCTCTTGGGATTTGCCGACCAccctgagctgagctgggggctATTTGTGGTGTTTCTGTCTTGTTATCTCATTGCTCTGATTGGGAATCTTCTCATTATCTTTGTCACTTTGGCTGACGCTGCCCTTCACACCCCCAAGTATTTCTTCCTCCGGAACTTgtccttcctggagatctctTACACCTTGGTCACCCTGCCCAAGATATTGGCCAACCTCGTCTCAGAGGATAGAACTATCTCCTTCCTCGGCTGTGCAACACAGATGTATTTCCTTCTCTTCCTAGGAGGGACAGAATGTTACCTCCTTTCTGTGATGGTCTACGACCGATACATTGCTATATGCCACCCACTGCGTTACCCGGTCCTTATGAACAGGACAGTCTATATAGGGCTTGCGGCTGCTTCCTGGCTCACCAACCTCCTGGTGTTAATGGGTCACGTTGCTGCCATATTCACCCTACCCTTCTGTAGCTGTAATAAaatcaaccatttcttctgtgatgtcCCCCCAGTGATAAAACTGGTCTGTGGGGACACCCACAGAATTGAAATCACCATTCTCCTGGTTGCCCTCTTCTTTGTCCTGCTGCCATTCATGCTCATCCTTGCTTCCTACGTTCGTATCATCTCAACCATCCTGAAGATTCCTTCAGCTGAGGGCAGGCAGAAAACCTTCTCCACCTACTCCTTGCACCTCCTGGTGGTGACTCTGTTCTATGGGATAGCCTGCACCATGTACCTGAAACCCAAATCCAGCCACTCGCTGAATAGTGACAAACTCATTACTCTGCTGTACTCTGTTGTGAcccccatgctaaaccccattATCTACAGCTTGCGTTACAAGGACGTGACAGGGGCACTCCggagattaactgaaaaaaatgtacTCAGGCACCAAGATTTTCTACTGCATTTGTGGAGGCTTTGCTATTTTTGTAAAATTAGAAAGGCACTGTGA